A region of Ictidomys tridecemlineatus isolate mIctTri1 chromosome 4, mIctTri1.hap1, whole genome shotgun sequence DNA encodes the following proteins:
- the Serpinh1 gene encoding serpin H1, with protein MLSLPLLGTLCLLAMALAAEVKKPAAAPGTSEKLSPKAATLAQRSAGLAFSLYQAMAKDQAVENILLSPVVVASSLGLVSLGGKAATASQAKAVLSAEQLRDEEVHAGLGELLRSLSNSTARNVTWKLGSRLYGPSSVSFADDFVRSSKQHYNCEHSKINFRDKRSALQSINEWASQTTDGKLPEVTKDVERTDGALLVNAMFFKPHWDEKFHHKMVDNRGFMVTRSYTVGVTMMHRTGLYNYYDDEKEKLQILEMPLAHKLSSLIIIMPHHVEPLERLEKLLTKEQLKVWMGKMQKKAVAISLPKGVVEVTHDLQKHLAGLGLTEAIDKNKADLSRMSGKKDLYLASVFHATAFEWDTEGNPFDQDIYGREELRSPKLFYADHPFIFLVRDTQSGSLLFIGRLVRPKGDKMRDEL; from the exons atgctctccctcccattACTTGGTaccctctgcctcctggccatGGCCTTGGCAGCCGAGGTGAAGAAACCCGCAGCAGCCCCCGGCACCTCAGAGAAGCTGAGCCCCAAGGCGGCCACTCTGGCCCAGCGCAGCGCTGGCCTGGCCTTCAGCCTGTACCAGGCCATGGCCAAGGACCAGGCTGTGGAGAATATCCTGCTATCGCCCGTGGTGGtggcctcctccctgggcctggtGTCTCTGGGCGGCAAGGCGGCCACGGCCTCGCAGGCCAAGGCGGTGCTGAGCGCCGAGCAGCTGCGGGACGAGGAGGTGCACGCGGGCCTGGGCGAGCTGCTGCGCTCGCTCAGCAACTCCACAGCGCGCAACGTGACCTGGAAGTTGGGCAGCCGCCTGTATGGGCCCAGCTCCGTGAGCTTCGCCGACGACTTCGTGCGCAGCAGCAAGCAGCACTATAACTGCGAGCACTCCAAGATCAACTTCCGCGACAAGCGCAGCGCCCTGCAGTCCATCAACGAGTGGGCCTCGCAGACCACCGACGGCAAGCTGCCCGAGGTCACCAAGGACGTGGAGCGCACCGATGGCGCCCTGCTGGTCAATGCCATGTTCTTCAAGC CACACTGGGACGAGAAGTTCCATCACAAGATGGTGGACAACCGTGGCTTCATGGTGACTCGTTCCTATACCGTGGGTGTCACAATGATGCACCGGACAG GCCTCTACAACTACTATGATGATGAGAAGGAGAAGCTGCAGATCCTGGAGATGCCCCTGGCCCACAAGCTCTCCAGCCTCATCATCATCATGCCCCACCACGTGGAGCCACTCGAGCGCCTTGAGAAGCTGCTGACCAAGGAGCAGCTGAAGGTCTGGATGGGGAAGATGCAGAAGAAGGCTGTCGCCATCTCCCTGCCCAAGGGTGTGGTGGAGGTGACCCACGATCTACAG AAACACCTGGCGGGGCTCGGCCTGACCGAGGCCATCGACAAGAACAAGGCAGATTTGTCGCGCATGTCGGGCAAGAAGGACCTGTACCTGGCTAGCGTGTTCCATGCCACCGCCTTCGAGTGGGACACAGAGGGCAACCCCTTTGATCAGGACATCTATGGACGTGAGGAGCTGCGCAGCCCCAAGCTGTTCTACGCAGACCACCCCTTCATCTTCCTGGTGCGAGACACCCAGAGCGGTTCCTTGTTGTTCATTGGGCGCCTGGTCCGGCCCAAGGGTGACAAGATGCGAGATGAATTGTAG